One genomic segment of Actinoplanes ianthinogenes includes these proteins:
- a CDS encoding GNAT family N-acetyltransferase: MASLAAELAWMMASMIVYLETDRLLLRRLTAADEDELVLLDSDPEVMRFLTGGVPTPRAEIRDQVLPRLLAYYSQGNDFGFWAAVERLTGDFIGWFHFRPHPGGTAVDGPDGPGIELGYRLRRAAWGKGYATEGCRALIRKGFAESGVERIYAETMTVNQASRRVMEKSGLSYVRTFHQDWPDAIAGSEHGEVEYALTRAEWEAQQAASAE, from the coding sequence ATGGCGTCGCTCGCCGCCGAACTGGCATGGATGATGGCGTCCATGATCGTGTACTTGGAGACTGATCGGCTCCTACTGCGCCGTCTCACCGCCGCGGACGAGGACGAACTCGTCCTTCTGGACAGTGATCCGGAGGTGATGCGCTTCCTCACCGGTGGAGTTCCGACGCCGCGTGCAGAGATCCGCGACCAAGTGCTGCCACGCCTGCTGGCGTATTACAGCCAAGGCAACGACTTCGGCTTTTGGGCGGCGGTCGAGAGGCTGACCGGTGACTTCATCGGCTGGTTCCACTTCCGTCCGCACCCCGGCGGCACTGCGGTTGACGGGCCTGATGGGCCAGGAATCGAGCTGGGATACCGGCTGCGCCGGGCAGCCTGGGGGAAGGGGTACGCCACCGAAGGTTGCCGGGCGCTGATCCGCAAAGGGTTCGCCGAATCGGGCGTCGAGCGAATCTATGCCGAGACCATGACGGTGAACCAAGCTTCACGGCGGGTGATGGAGAAATCCGGCCTCAGCTACGTGCGCACGTTCCATCAGGACTGGCCGGATGCGATCGCGGGCTCCGAGCACGGTGAAGTGGAGTACGCCCTGACCCGTGCCGAGTGGGAAGCTCAGCAGGCGGCCTCCGCGGAATAG
- a CDS encoding pyridoxamine 5'-phosphate oxidase family protein encodes MALNNPWLVGDAPDRRLPADRLEERIRNLLASQNMCVLATSGPDGPAATPVRYYSLDLAVMFTASPRSPKMRNLAADPRVSIGLFAPLVGLASSRGAQIFGRARVLAPDDPEQVPFWEAFRWENEHAERGRPLSEPPAETLVVVEPDRIVYTEHWLRRDGFAPRQIWRRPQP; translated from the coding sequence ATGGCGTTGAACAATCCGTGGCTGGTGGGGGACGCGCCGGATCGCCGGCTGCCGGCTGATCGGCTCGAGGAACGTATTCGCAATCTGCTGGCCAGTCAGAACATGTGCGTGCTGGCCACGAGCGGTCCGGACGGCCCGGCGGCCACCCCGGTGCGCTACTACTCGCTGGACCTCGCCGTCATGTTCACCGCCTCGCCCCGCTCGCCCAAGATGCGCAACCTCGCCGCCGATCCGCGAGTGTCGATCGGCCTCTTCGCGCCCCTGGTCGGGCTGGCCAGCAGCCGTGGCGCCCAGATCTTCGGCCGTGCCCGGGTGCTCGCCCCGGACGATCCGGAGCAGGTCCCCTTCTGGGAGGCGTTCCGCTGGGAGAACGAGCACGCCGAGCGCGGCCGTCCGCTCTCCGAGCCGCCGGCCGAGACGCTGGTCGTGGTCGAGCCGGATCGCATCGTCTACACCGAGCACTGGCTCCGCCGCGACGGCTTCGCGCCACGCCAGATTTGGCGCCGCCCCCAGCCCTGA
- a CDS encoding metallophosphoesterase family protein, which produces MPVVPSAPPVEAEHTVPPRPGSLDPQELGFTPQKPIGWLAPLLLLSTGLRALLAILFGAYLDKRELQNALDADFFDHSMTADGEIWLDYVADLGDGFDATYSIAWLLAQPSLTVDGATLPRGRLLLMGGDQVYPLASGDGYESRMKGPYRAALPEAPAGEPRPTLFALPGNHDWYDGLTAFLRLFARRKDGHIGGWRTEQRRSYFAVKLPGNWWLFAVDEQFGAYIDDPQLLYFEKAAREVSPDDRIILMTPSPTWVKAKDNPEAYDAVDYFLRTILAPTQAQVRVLVSGDLHHYARYTGDDRELITCGGGGAYLLGTHKLPGKLVVPPRETLTRSRSRSRDYQLAARFPEPAESRRLGWGVFHRVPRRNAGFATMLGIIHTLTMLPMAGAARQGGSIQRLFSIPLLLMVTLILIGTVLFAKPPGAANAKHARHWILGMSHGLAQIGLAAAGTWVWLRLPFQDWAWPGPFVVAAVLYGPLIAIVATQLLALYLLVASWFDVNLNELYAGQGIEDAKSFLRMHIDREGTLTIHPLGVDRVCRTWAADPGGEPHAPWLRPEEPIVVHRIEPAIPVAGPGTARP; this is translated from the coding sequence ATGCCTGTCGTTCCCTCGGCCCCTCCGGTGGAGGCCGAGCACACCGTGCCGCCCCGGCCGGGCAGCCTCGATCCGCAGGAGCTCGGCTTCACCCCGCAGAAACCGATCGGCTGGCTCGCGCCGCTGCTGCTGCTCAGCACCGGCCTGCGGGCGCTGCTGGCGATCCTGTTCGGGGCGTACCTGGACAAGCGCGAGTTGCAGAACGCGCTGGACGCCGACTTCTTCGACCACTCCATGACCGCCGACGGCGAGATCTGGCTGGACTACGTGGCCGACCTGGGCGACGGCTTCGACGCGACGTATTCGATCGCCTGGCTGCTCGCCCAGCCGTCGCTGACCGTGGACGGCGCGACGCTGCCCCGGGGGCGGCTGCTGCTGATGGGCGGCGACCAGGTCTACCCGCTGGCCAGCGGCGACGGCTATGAGAGCAGGATGAAGGGCCCCTACCGCGCGGCGCTGCCCGAGGCGCCGGCCGGTGAGCCGCGGCCCACCCTGTTCGCGCTGCCCGGCAACCACGACTGGTATGACGGGCTGACCGCGTTCCTGCGGCTCTTCGCGCGGCGCAAGGACGGGCACATCGGCGGGTGGCGCACCGAGCAGCGCCGGTCGTATTTCGCGGTGAAGCTGCCGGGCAACTGGTGGCTGTTCGCGGTGGACGAGCAGTTCGGGGCGTACATCGACGACCCGCAGTTGCTCTATTTCGAGAAAGCGGCGCGGGAGGTGAGTCCGGACGACCGGATCATCCTGATGACGCCGTCGCCGACGTGGGTGAAGGCGAAGGACAACCCCGAGGCGTACGACGCGGTCGACTACTTCCTGCGGACCATCCTGGCGCCCACCCAGGCGCAGGTGCGGGTGCTGGTCTCCGGCGACCTGCACCACTACGCGCGATACACCGGGGACGATCGGGAGTTGATCACCTGCGGGGGTGGCGGAGCCTATCTCCTGGGCACCCACAAGCTGCCCGGCAAGCTGGTCGTCCCGCCGAGGGAAACGCTGACCCGCAGCCGCTCTCGCAGCCGGGACTACCAGCTCGCGGCCCGCTTCCCGGAGCCGGCGGAGTCGCGCCGGCTGGGCTGGGGCGTGTTCCACCGGGTGCCGCGGCGCAACGCCGGGTTCGCCACCATGCTCGGCATCATCCACACGCTGACCATGCTGCCGATGGCCGGCGCGGCCCGGCAGGGCGGCAGCATCCAGCGGCTGTTCAGCATCCCGCTGCTGCTCATGGTGACGCTGATCCTGATCGGAACGGTGCTGTTCGCGAAACCGCCGGGCGCGGCCAACGCGAAACACGCGCGGCACTGGATCCTCGGGATGAGCCACGGGCTGGCGCAGATCGGGCTGGCGGCCGCGGGGACCTGGGTGTGGTTGCGGCTGCCGTTCCAGGACTGGGCGTGGCCGGGGCCGTTCGTGGTGGCGGCGGTGCTTTACGGCCCGTTGATCGCGATCGTGGCGACCCAGTTGCTCGCGCTGTACCTGCTGGTGGCGAGCTGGTTCGACGTGAATCTGAACGAGCTGTACGCCGGGCAGGGCATCGAGGACGCCAAGAGTTTCCTGCGAATGCACATCGACCGGGAGGGGACGCTGACCATCCATCCGCTCGGGGTCGACCGGGTCTGCCGGACCTGGGCGGCGGATCCGGGCGGGGAGCCGCACGCGCCCTGGTTGCGGCCGGAGGAGCCGATCGTGGTGCACCGGATCGAGCCGGCCATCCCGGTGGCGGGGCCGGGGACGGCTCGGCCCTGA
- a CDS encoding S8 family serine peptidase has product MNLPQLNRRTRIRTALFATAAVIAAGVTIPAFAGDDPTVRLVVGLTRTGKDTAAQRLAAKGYRLHGTSLLERLNAHTIVVPADDADRIAALFKKQRGVAFVQVDQKASASAETPTAEETTAATETPAAEQTAAAEQTTAAEQTTAAEQTTAAEQTTAAEQAAATEETAAATEGAELDQLAVPAAWQTATTWSSPVVAVLDTGVTPVGKLSGVTMPGTTTVAGGGSSADDSTNSHGTAMASLVNAACPSCKILPVKVLDKRGTGYDTEIAEGIVAAADQNAKVINLSLGHQDRTANAGSLLQSAINYARGKGAVVVASAGTDTRNNEWGVLKQYPAANAGVLGVGGINTAGGRYTPDDDPAGETGTNYGADWVDLAAPYCATVLTSSGGTDRMCGTSASAALVSGVAGLIRARTSAVNLWTVENALTSTAVAPSADDKWVAYGTVRADQAVGKVDRTAPKITGATPAYLTRFRGTVTVTATGITDSGGGYPGGSGVYSATLYADGKYVGSDYTAPYAVAYNSGTRNGVVKLQWKIWDRAANVALFNRNIVADNAKPTYTWKAPATKAKVGKTVKVTARASDASGVARIELWINNKLVKSTTGTKASWSVRTAGYGKTMKAMIIVRDRVGNVATSAKRTWKK; this is encoded by the coding sequence ATGAACCTTCCCCAGCTCAACCGCCGGACCCGGATCCGGACCGCGCTGTTCGCCACGGCCGCCGTGATCGCCGCGGGCGTCACCATCCCGGCATTCGCCGGGGACGACCCGACGGTACGACTGGTCGTCGGCCTGACCCGGACCGGCAAGGACACCGCCGCCCAGCGTTTGGCGGCCAAGGGGTACCGGCTGCACGGCACCTCCCTGCTGGAGCGGCTGAACGCGCACACGATCGTGGTCCCGGCCGATGACGCGGACCGGATCGCGGCCCTGTTCAAGAAACAGCGCGGCGTGGCGTTCGTGCAGGTGGACCAGAAGGCGAGCGCCTCCGCGGAGACGCCGACCGCCGAGGAGACCACGGCGGCCACGGAGACGCCGGCGGCCGAGCAGACCGCGGCCGCTGAGCAGACCACGGCGGCTGAGCAGACCACGGCGGCTGAGCAGACCACTGCGGCTGAGCAGACCACGGCGGCCGAGCAGGCTGCGGCCACTGAGGAGACCGCGGCCGCCACGGAAGGTGCCGAACTCGACCAGCTCGCCGTCCCCGCCGCCTGGCAGACCGCGACCACCTGGAGCAGCCCGGTGGTGGCGGTCCTGGACACCGGCGTCACCCCGGTCGGCAAGCTGAGCGGCGTCACCATGCCCGGCACCACCACCGTGGCCGGTGGCGGGAGCAGCGCCGACGACAGCACGAACAGCCACGGCACCGCGATGGCCTCGCTGGTCAACGCGGCCTGCCCGTCCTGCAAGATCCTCCCGGTGAAGGTGCTGGACAAGCGCGGCACCGGTTACGACACCGAGATCGCCGAGGGCATCGTCGCGGCGGCCGACCAGAACGCCAAGGTCATCAACCTGTCGCTGGGTCACCAGGACCGGACGGCCAACGCCGGCTCGCTGCTGCAGTCCGCGATCAACTACGCCCGGGGCAAGGGCGCGGTCGTGGTCGCCAGCGCCGGCACCGACACCCGCAACAACGAGTGGGGCGTCCTCAAGCAGTACCCGGCCGCCAACGCCGGGGTGCTGGGCGTCGGCGGGATCAACACCGCCGGTGGGCGGTACACCCCGGACGACGACCCGGCCGGCGAGACCGGGACGAACTACGGCGCCGACTGGGTGGACCTGGCCGCGCCGTACTGCGCGACCGTGCTCACCAGCAGCGGCGGCACCGACCGGATGTGCGGCACGTCGGCCTCCGCGGCCCTGGTCTCCGGCGTGGCCGGGCTGATCCGGGCCCGCACCTCGGCGGTCAACCTGTGGACCGTCGAGAACGCGCTGACCAGCACGGCCGTCGCGCCGAGCGCCGACGACAAGTGGGTCGCGTACGGCACGGTCCGCGCCGACCAGGCGGTCGGGAAGGTCGACCGGACCGCGCCGAAGATCACCGGTGCCACCCCGGCCTACCTGACCCGCTTCCGCGGCACGGTCACCGTGACGGCGACCGGGATCACCGACAGCGGCGGCGGATACCCGGGCGGGTCCGGCGTCTACAGCGCCACCCTGTACGCCGACGGCAAGTACGTCGGCAGCGACTACACCGCGCCGTACGCCGTGGCCTACAATAGCGGCACCCGCAACGGCGTGGTGAAACTCCAGTGGAAGATCTGGGACCGGGCCGCCAACGTGGCCCTCTTCAACCGCAACATCGTCGCCGACAACGCCAAGCCGACCTACACCTGGAAAGCCCCGGCCACCAAGGCGAAGGTCGGCAAGACGGTCAAGGTCACCGCGCGCGCCTCGGACGCGAGCGGCGTGGCCCGGATCGAGTTGTGGATCAACAACAAGCTGGTCAAGAGCACCACCGGCACCAAGGCTTCCTGGTCGGTCCGCACCGCGGGCTACGGCAAGACCATGAAGGCCATGATCATCGTCCGGGACCGGGTCGGCAACGTCGCCACGTCGGCCAAGCGGACCTGGAAGAAGTAG
- a CDS encoding MFS transporter, giving the protein MITAIDNSLRAATRAVYLAFIFLGVAIATFASRIPQIRDELGLSPSQLGLVLLAIAIGSITSLPLAGHIVERFGSRRTVIAMALTFGFSLAVVAVGYRFGVLPVVLGLYAYGFATGAWDVAMNVQGAVVERRLGRAIMPRFHAGYSVGTVAGAVIGAGALALGLSVTWHLVLVVVTSVLIVAATARKFGPDETEPAQEKSSSGIFAFWKEPRTLLIGVFVLAFAFTEGAGVDWISVAMIDDYGTSAEVGTLTFAVFLAAMTVGRWYGPGLLDRYGRVPVVRVLAVIGLGGLLLFALGGHPGAAFAGAVLWGTGASLGFPVGMSAAADEPAKAAPRVGVVASIGYIAFLGGPPLIGFLGDHLSVARGLLAVAVLLVISFVLSPALKPLQ; this is encoded by the coding sequence GTGATCACCGCCATCGACAACTCACTACGTGCGGCCACCCGTGCGGTCTACCTCGCCTTCATCTTCCTGGGCGTCGCCATCGCCACCTTCGCGTCCCGGATCCCGCAGATCCGCGACGAGCTCGGGCTCAGCCCGTCGCAGCTCGGGCTGGTGCTGCTCGCCATCGCGATCGGCTCGATCACCTCGTTGCCGCTGGCCGGGCACATCGTGGAGCGGTTCGGCTCCCGGCGGACGGTGATCGCGATGGCGCTGACCTTCGGGTTCTCGCTGGCCGTGGTCGCTGTCGGCTACCGGTTCGGCGTGCTCCCGGTGGTGCTCGGGCTCTATGCGTACGGGTTCGCCACCGGCGCCTGGGACGTGGCGATGAACGTGCAGGGTGCGGTCGTGGAGCGTCGCCTGGGCCGGGCGATCATGCCGCGCTTCCACGCCGGGTACAGCGTCGGCACGGTTGCCGGAGCGGTCATCGGGGCCGGCGCGCTCGCCCTGGGCCTCTCGGTGACCTGGCACCTGGTGCTGGTGGTGGTGACGTCGGTGCTGATCGTCGCGGCGACCGCGCGCAAGTTCGGGCCGGACGAGACGGAACCGGCGCAGGAGAAGTCCAGCTCCGGGATCTTCGCCTTCTGGAAGGAGCCGCGGACGCTGCTGATCGGCGTGTTCGTGCTGGCCTTCGCGTTCACCGAGGGCGCCGGGGTGGACTGGATCAGCGTCGCGATGATCGACGACTACGGCACCTCGGCGGAGGTCGGCACGCTGACGTTCGCGGTGTTCCTGGCGGCCATGACGGTCGGCCGGTGGTACGGCCCCGGCCTGCTGGACCGGTACGGACGGGTCCCGGTGGTCCGGGTCCTCGCCGTGATCGGCCTGGGCGGGCTGCTGCTGTTCGCGCTCGGCGGGCACCCGGGGGCGGCGTTCGCCGGGGCGGTGCTCTGGGGCACGGGCGCCTCGCTCGGCTTCCCGGTCGGGATGAGCGCGGCCGCCGACGAGCCGGCCAAGGCCGCGCCGCGGGTGGGGGTGGTCGCCTCGATCGGCTACATCGCGTTCCTCGGCGGGCCGCCGCTGATCGGGTTCCTCGGCGACCACCTGAGCGTGGCGCGCGGGCTGCTCGCGGTGGCGGTGCTGCTGGTGATCTCGTTCGTGCTGTCGCCGGCCCTGAAGCCGTTGCAATGA
- a CDS encoding PSP1 domain-containing protein codes for MGMLCAVSFNRYGRLYYLDPGEFSPSVGDRVLVPTDDGPEVAECVWAPQWVSEETDGFPKIMGIADDDDLRRDELLRKRKAEAKVAAKKLIKAHELPMKVVAVDHVLDQGSANGPRTTIYFTAPHRVDFRSLVRDLGATLHCRVELRQLSARDSARVQGGIGSCGRDLCCATFLTDFEPVTIRMAKDQDLPLNPLRISGACGRLMCCLKYEHPLYQTFAASAPSIGTRVTTPEGEGRVVAHSVPKDSVIVRLDADGSRCSCSRASVCGPRQAHDERYSEG; via the coding sequence ATGGGCATGCTGTGCGCGGTCAGCTTCAACCGGTACGGCCGCCTCTACTACCTCGATCCGGGTGAGTTCTCACCGTCGGTCGGCGACCGCGTGCTGGTGCCGACCGACGACGGTCCGGAGGTGGCGGAGTGCGTCTGGGCGCCGCAATGGGTCAGTGAGGAAACCGACGGATTCCCCAAGATCATGGGGATCGCCGACGACGACGACCTGCGCCGCGACGAACTGCTGCGCAAGCGCAAGGCCGAGGCCAAGGTCGCCGCCAAAAAACTGATCAAGGCGCACGAGCTGCCGATGAAGGTGGTGGCCGTCGACCACGTGCTCGACCAGGGCAGCGCCAACGGCCCGCGCACCACGATCTACTTCACCGCGCCGCACCGGGTCGACTTCCGCTCGCTGGTCCGCGACCTCGGCGCCACCCTGCACTGCCGGGTCGAGCTGCGCCAGCTCTCCGCGCGCGACTCGGCCCGCGTCCAGGGCGGCATCGGCTCGTGCGGCCGCGACCTGTGCTGCGCCACCTTCCTGACCGATTTCGAGCCGGTCACCATCCGGATGGCGAAAGACCAGGACCTCCCGCTCAACCCGCTACGCATCTCCGGCGCCTGCGGCCGTCTGATGTGCTGCCTCAAATACGAGCATCCCCTATATCAGACATTTGCCGCATCCGCCCCAAGTATCGGCACGCGGGTCACCACGCCAGAAGGGGAGGGGAGAGTCGTCGCGCACAGCGTGCCGAAGGATTCCGTGATTGTCCGCCTGGACGCGGACGGATCTCGATGCTCCTGCTCCCGTGCTTCAGTCTGTGGGCCGAGGCAAGCACACGACGAGCGCTACAGCGAGGGCTGA
- a CDS encoding DNA polymerase III subunit delta', translating to MSSGDVFSDLVGQDEPVETLRRAAGAAARVVAGEPVASGAMTHAWIFTGPPGAGRSLAARAFAAALQCERGGSGCGECHGCHTVLGKTHADVRFVVPEGLSIGVGEMRALVLRAASAPSGGRWQVVVIEDADRLTEAAGNALLKAIEEPPPRTVFLLCTPSTHPDDISVTIRSRCRLVALRQPPADAVAAALVARDAMPSDTAAWAAAAAQGDITRARLLAADSEARSRREAVLAVPKRLTGVGACFDVAATLVAAAKAEAAASVAEPDAAERSALEQALGAGGTGRGAAGAMRGAAGQIKDLEKRQKSRATRAQRDALDRALVDLAGFYRDVLITALRAPVAVVHGDVAAQSQAAAGKWTPESTLRRLEAVLACRESINQNVKPEIAVEAMMLSLWRG from the coding sequence GTGAGTTCGGGTGATGTGTTTTCGGACCTGGTCGGGCAGGACGAGCCGGTGGAGACGCTGCGGCGGGCCGCCGGGGCGGCCGCGCGCGTGGTGGCCGGGGAGCCGGTGGCCAGCGGGGCGATGACGCATGCCTGGATCTTCACCGGGCCGCCCGGTGCCGGGCGGTCGCTGGCGGCGCGGGCGTTCGCGGCGGCTTTGCAGTGTGAGCGGGGCGGGAGCGGCTGCGGGGAGTGCCACGGCTGCCACACGGTGCTCGGCAAGACGCACGCTGACGTGCGGTTCGTCGTGCCGGAGGGGCTGTCCATCGGCGTCGGCGAGATGCGGGCGCTGGTGCTGCGGGCAGCCAGTGCGCCGTCCGGCGGGCGGTGGCAGGTGGTGGTGATCGAGGACGCCGACCGGCTCACCGAGGCGGCGGGCAACGCGCTGCTCAAGGCGATCGAGGAGCCGCCGCCGCGGACGGTGTTCCTGCTCTGCACCCCGTCCACCCATCCGGACGACATCTCGGTGACGATCCGGTCCCGATGCCGGCTGGTGGCGCTGCGCCAGCCGCCGGCCGACGCGGTTGCCGCGGCACTGGTCGCGCGCGACGCGATGCCCTCGGACACCGCGGCCTGGGCGGCCGCCGCGGCGCAGGGCGACATCACCCGCGCCCGGCTGCTCGCCGCCGACTCGGAGGCCCGGTCCCGGCGCGAGGCCGTGCTGGCGGTGCCGAAACGGCTGACCGGGGTCGGCGCCTGCTTCGACGTGGCCGCGACGCTGGTCGCGGCGGCCAAGGCCGAGGCGGCCGCGAGTGTGGCGGAGCCGGATGCCGCCGAGCGTTCGGCGCTGGAGCAGGCGCTCGGTGCGGGCGGCACCGGCCGCGGCGCGGCGGGCGCGATGCGCGGCGCCGCCGGCCAGATCAAGGACCTGGAGAAAAGGCAGAAGTCCCGAGCGACCCGGGCCCAGCGCGATGCCCTCGACCGGGCGCTGGTCGACCTGGCCGGTTTCTACCGCGATGTGCTGATCACCGCGCTCCGCGCTCCGGTCGCGGTGGTGCACGGCGACGTCGCCGCCCAGTCACAGGCCGCCGCCGGCAAGTGGACCCCGGAGAGCACACTCCGTCGCCTGGAGGCCGTCCTGGCCTGCCGAGAGTCGATCAACCAGAACGTGAAACCCGAGATCGCCGTCGAAGCCATGATGCTCTCCCTCTGGAGGGGCTGA
- a CDS encoding YbaB/EbfC family DNA-binding protein — protein sequence MAREIDEAWIDEAIDRYKRVEGLRADFERAVTAHQVSVHSPDQSIEVVVTAAGDIVDVRVHGGLRQRDQIEFSRQLKAVVTSATEAARWAREKLHAEVFGSFHTLEGR from the coding sequence ATGGCCCGGGAGATCGACGAGGCGTGGATCGATGAGGCGATCGATCGGTACAAGCGCGTCGAGGGCCTGCGGGCGGACTTCGAACGGGCCGTGACCGCGCATCAGGTTTCGGTGCATTCGCCCGATCAGTCCATCGAGGTCGTCGTCACCGCGGCGGGGGACATCGTGGACGTCCGGGTGCACGGTGGCCTGCGCCAGAGAGATCAGATCGAGTTCTCCCGCCAGCTGAAAGCCGTCGTCACCAGCGCCACCGAGGCGGCCCGCTGGGCCCGGGAGAAGTTGCACGCCGAGGTTTTCGGATCGTTCCACACCCTGGAAGGCCGCTGA
- a CDS encoding DUF7402 domain-containing protein, which translates to MRKFSRWGAVGAVTVLGVSLATMHADAASSVGCAPGGAVNVVAHQDDDILFLNPDLQRDIDARRCTVTVFVTAGDADKGEAYWRERENGPRAAYAFMADADDDWNKRTERFAGYQVEYDTLVDRPEVGLIFLRAPDGAMDGSGFPTTGKESVQKLFQGTLGAIHSVDGVNTYTKNGLVDLLLDVMQTLQPEAVRTLDYVGKYGDRDHSDHHTSGYLAYAAQKRYTNPHRVIGYQGYPMSSLPGNVSYADDDRKLAIFTAYAPHDSQVCQNEADCINGAHDIRSFRQYHTGGEYGGVQNVAPLATFTASSQNTKSGQLAAKVADNLGYSTTDTSREWATVGGRTGSWIQATWRNVQTVDRVVLYDRRGTGNQAASGILKFSDGSSITVAGLPDNGEAKVVTFAPKRVTNVRFTVTAVSAATKNVGLAELQVYATTVAPRATVTASSQTTGTTQLAAKAVDGYTVGTGIGYNREWATAGGKAGSWLRLDWRSPQTVDRVVLYDRPNTNDQITGGTLKFSDGSTVTVPALPNTGGGYTVSFPKRITTSVIFTVTKVSSTTRNVGLAEIQVEPAR; encoded by the coding sequence TTGAGAAAGTTTTCGCGCTGGGGTGCGGTCGGGGCGGTCACGGTGCTCGGCGTCAGCCTGGCCACCATGCACGCCGACGCGGCTTCGTCGGTCGGCTGCGCGCCGGGCGGTGCGGTCAACGTCGTCGCGCACCAGGACGACGACATCCTGTTCCTCAACCCTGACCTGCAGCGCGACATCGACGCGCGGCGGTGCACGGTGACCGTTTTCGTCACCGCGGGCGACGCCGACAAGGGCGAGGCCTACTGGCGGGAGCGGGAGAACGGGCCACGGGCCGCGTACGCGTTCATGGCCGACGCCGACGACGACTGGAACAAGCGCACCGAGCGTTTCGCCGGCTACCAGGTCGAGTACGACACCCTGGTCGACCGGCCCGAGGTCGGGCTGATCTTCCTGCGCGCGCCGGACGGCGCCATGGACGGCAGCGGGTTCCCGACCACCGGCAAGGAGAGCGTGCAGAAGCTCTTCCAGGGCACCCTCGGCGCGATCCACTCGGTCGACGGTGTCAACACGTACACCAAGAACGGCCTGGTCGACCTGCTCCTGGACGTGATGCAGACCCTCCAGCCGGAGGCCGTGCGCACCCTGGACTACGTCGGCAAGTACGGCGACCGCGACCACAGCGACCACCACACCAGTGGTTACCTGGCCTACGCCGCGCAGAAGCGGTACACCAACCCGCACCGCGTGATCGGTTACCAGGGCTACCCGATGTCCAGCCTGCCCGGGAACGTCTCGTACGCCGACGACGACCGCAAGCTCGCCATCTTCACCGCGTACGCCCCGCACGACTCGCAGGTCTGCCAGAACGAGGCCGACTGCATCAACGGCGCGCACGACATCCGCTCCTTCCGCCAGTACCACACCGGCGGCGAGTACGGCGGCGTCCAGAACGTCGCCCCGCTGGCGACCTTCACCGCCTCCTCGCAGAACACCAAGTCCGGCCAGCTCGCCGCCAAGGTCGCGGACAACCTGGGCTACAGCACGACGGACACCAGCCGCGAGTGGGCCACCGTCGGCGGCAGGACCGGCAGCTGGATCCAGGCGACCTGGCGGAACGTGCAGACCGTCGACCGGGTGGTGCTGTACGACCGGCGCGGCACGGGCAACCAGGCGGCCTCCGGCATCCTCAAGTTCAGCGACGGCAGCAGCATCACCGTGGCCGGCCTGCCGGACAACGGTGAGGCCAAGGTGGTGACGTTCGCGCCGAAGCGGGTGACCAACGTCCGGTTCACCGTCACCGCGGTCAGCGCCGCCACCAAGAACGTCGGCCTCGCCGAACTTCAGGTGTACGCGACCACCGTCGCGCCGCGGGCGACCGTGACCGCGTCCTCGCAGACCACCGGCACCACCCAGCTGGCCGCCAAGGCGGTCGACGGCTACACGGTCGGCACCGGCATCGGCTACAACCGGGAGTGGGCCACCGCCGGTGGCAAGGCGGGCAGCTGGCTGCGCCTGGACTGGCGCAGCCCGCAGACCGTCGACCGCGTCGTGCTATACGACCGGCCGAACACCAACGACCAGATCACCGGCGGCACGCTGAAGTTCAGCGACGGCAGCACGGTCACCGTGCCGGCGCTGCCGAACACCGGCGGGGGATACACCGTCAGCTTCCCGAAGCGGATCACCACCAGCGTGATCTTCACGGTCACCAAGGTCAGCTCCACCACCCGTAACGTCGGGCTGGCCGAGATCCAGGTGGAGCCGGCCCGATGA